One Calditrichota bacterium genomic window carries:
- a CDS encoding T9SS type A sorting domain-containing protein — MKKFGALFFVVVFVFFMASFGYSQEYLGNGFTKIMEILEQPKTQTAVDSVILPQRIADLDEVHAGYDFDGDGNMEFFYITDETGPNSGLDHGTSNAVYLYEYNPNTGNFDLTWKYSAGEFSWASFPTACVADLDGDGNKELVIGVPYSSNQPTPDANPDRLLVFEGEPGVGLPDTPTATWNFDAPPATNTRPSAMAAGDIDGDGKDELAVGFRKWPSAAGSALMICSLDGDFAGIFTQWKIEAIDTTTGYGSDYSADITDVDNDGHKEALFSIYSGGGPQVFYEATGPDTYEKHVFDFYPYKTIQAASHFDANNDGKEEVVLGRTNGTVVLDVNVTDLATADSTNTPVVATVEPGGIRGLAAGDFDKDGNGDIFVGGNYAGSVWRMEYNGSGDIADSASYTYTKVFNTDTARGARIYDISFPGDSEDQLEGYTSNDMNGNGKPELLIAVEDGDSLQPRFYMLEAGAGNAVHEMPVNLVQNYTLNQNYPNPFNPTTDISFSLKKAGRVTITIYNALGKKV; from the coding sequence ATGAAAAAGTTTGGCGCATTATTTTTTGTAGTCGTATTTGTTTTCTTTATGGCTTCGTTTGGTTACAGCCAGGAATATCTGGGCAATGGATTTACAAAAATAATGGAAATCCTGGAACAACCAAAAACCCAAACGGCCGTTGACTCCGTTATTTTGCCTCAGCGAATTGCCGATTTGGATGAGGTTCATGCCGGTTACGATTTTGACGGTGACGGCAATATGGAATTCTTCTATATTACTGATGAAACCGGCCCGAACTCCGGGCTCGATCATGGAACATCCAATGCAGTTTATCTCTACGAATACAACCCCAATACAGGTAATTTTGACCTGACCTGGAAGTATTCGGCAGGCGAATTCAGCTGGGCTTCCTTTCCAACGGCTTGTGTGGCCGATCTGGACGGCGACGGAAACAAGGAACTGGTGATTGGCGTCCCTTACAGCAGCAATCAGCCCACACCCGATGCCAACCCCGACCGCCTGTTGGTTTTTGAAGGTGAACCCGGCGTGGGTCTGCCTGATACCCCCACGGCCACCTGGAATTTTGACGCTCCGCCTGCCACCAACACTCGTCCGTCAGCCATGGCTGCCGGCGATATTGATGGCGACGGCAAGGACGAACTGGCCGTCGGCTTCCGTAAATGGCCGTCAGCTGCCGGTTCTGCATTAATGATCTGCTCTCTGGATGGTGATTTTGCCGGCATTTTTACCCAGTGGAAAATCGAAGCTATCGACACCACAACCGGCTATGGCTCAGATTATTCGGCCGACATCACCGATGTGGACAATGACGGTCACAAAGAAGCCCTGTTTTCCATTTACAGCGGCGGCGGTCCCCAGGTTTTTTACGAAGCCACCGGCCCCGATACCTATGAAAAACATGTTTTCGATTTCTACCCCTACAAAACCATTCAGGCTGCTTCTCACTTTGATGCCAATAATGACGGAAAAGAAGAAGTGGTCCTGGGACGCACCAATGGCACAGTCGTTCTGGACGTGAACGTGACAGACCTGGCCACTGCCGACAGCACCAACACCCCGGTTGTGGCAACCGTTGAACCCGGTGGAATTCGTGGACTGGCCGCCGGAGACTTCGATAAAGACGGCAATGGCGATATTTTTGTCGGTGGAAATTATGCAGGAAGTGTCTGGAGAATGGAATACAACGGCAGCGGCGATATCGCTGATTCCGCCAGCTACACGTACACCAAGGTCTTTAACACCGATACCGCCCGCGGCGCCCGTATTTACGATATTTCCTTCCCCGGCGATTCGGAAGACCAGCTTGAGGGATATACCTCCAACGACATGAATGGCAACGGAAAACCCGAATTGCTCATCGCGGTTGAAGATGGCGATTCCCTCCAGCCCCGTTTTTACATGCTGGAAGCCGGTGCCGGAAATGCCGTTCACGAGATGCCTGTCAATCTGGTTCAGAACTACACCTTGAATCAAAACTATCCCAATCCGTTCAACCCGACCACGGATATTTCATTCTCCCTGAAAAAAGCCGGTCGCGTGACGATTACCATTTACAACGCATTGGGCAAAAAGGT